One segment of Marinobacter sediminum DNA contains the following:
- the fdxA gene encoding ferredoxin FdxA, producing the protein MAFIVTDNCIKCKYTDCVEVCPVDCFYEGPNFLVIDPDECIDCALCEPECPAEAIFAEDELPADQVQFVELNADLAGKWPNITEKKDPLPDAEEWDGKPDKLQYLEK; encoded by the coding sequence ATGGCGTTTATCGTTACTGATAACTGCATCAAGTGTAAATATACGGACTGCGTGGAAGTCTGCCCGGTAGACTGTTTCTACGAAGGCCCGAACTTTCTGGTAATCGATCCGGACGAGTGCATCGACTGCGCCCTCTGTGAACCCGAGTGTCCGGCGGAAGCGATTTTCGCCGAAGACGAGCTGCCCGCCGATCAGGTCCAGTTTGTGGAACTCAACGCGGATCTCGCCGGTAAATGGCCCAACATCACAGAGAAGAAAGATCCGCTGCCGGACGCCGAAGAATGGGACGGCAAGCCGGACAAGCTCCAGTACCTGGAAAAGTAA
- the mutS gene encoding DNA mismatch repair protein MutS, translating into MSAAQTDLSKHTPMMQQYLKIKGQHPNELVFYRMGDFYELFYEDAKKAAELMDITLTARGQSGGNPIPMAGIPFHSSEGYIARLVRAGQSIAICEQIGDPATSKGPVDRQVVRIVTPGTLSDDAYLEDRRDNLLVAIYSHREQFGFASLDISSGRFAVSELDNLEALQGELQRVRPAEILISEDFPYEEVLEGFTGIRRQGPWLFESDTARRVITHQLQVRDLTGFGCEDLTLAICAAGCLLQYAKETQRTALPHIRKLTRERRDEAVILDAASRRNLEIDINLMGGHLHTLAWVMDRTATSMGGRELRRWLNRPLRDVNVVSQRQQAVSALLDGFHYEPVHGLLKAVGDIERVLARVALRSARPRDLARLRDAFQALPNLQETLKPVNSHHIVKLATIIGEYPELADLLERSIIDNPPVVIREGGVIREGFDEELDELRNISENAGQYLLDVETRERDRTGISTLKVGYNRVHGYYIEISRAQSGQAPVDYIRRQTLKNAERFITPELKEFEDKALSAKSRALAREKALYDEVLERVAEQLAPLQDAAQALAELDVLSNFAERATSLRFAAPEFSESPGFDIEEGRHPVVEQLLAEPFVPNDLLMDTQRRMLVITGPNMGGKSTYMRQAALIALLAYTGSFVPANRAVLGPVDRIFTRMGSSDDIAGGRSTFMVEMTETANILHNATEFSLVLMDEVGRGTSTFDGLSLAWATAEHLAKNIRCYTLFATHYFELTQLADDLQHAVNVHLTATEHDDSIVFLHNVHDGPASQSYGLQVAKLAGVPQDVIRNAKGQLAHLEGSATPAAPASQGPAPSVQESRPQSSTKASDPVMQGDMFASLEPSVVEQALKTLELDDLTPREALNRLYELKELLAK; encoded by the coding sequence ATGTCAGCAGCTCAGACCGATCTCTCCAAGCACACCCCAATGATGCAGCAGTACCTGAAGATCAAGGGTCAGCACCCTAATGAACTGGTGTTCTACCGCATGGGGGATTTCTATGAGCTGTTTTACGAAGACGCCAAAAAAGCCGCTGAGCTGATGGACATTACCCTGACGGCGCGAGGGCAATCAGGTGGCAACCCGATTCCCATGGCCGGCATTCCTTTTCACTCGTCTGAAGGGTACATTGCCCGGCTGGTGCGGGCCGGTCAATCCATTGCCATCTGTGAACAGATTGGCGACCCGGCCACCAGCAAAGGTCCCGTTGATCGCCAGGTCGTAAGAATTGTTACTCCCGGCACGCTGAGCGACGACGCCTACCTCGAAGACCGCCGCGATAACCTACTCGTGGCAATATACAGCCATCGCGAGCAGTTCGGGTTTGCCTCGCTGGATATTTCCAGTGGCCGCTTCGCCGTCTCCGAGCTGGATAACCTTGAAGCGCTGCAGGGCGAACTCCAACGGGTGCGTCCGGCCGAGATCCTGATCAGTGAGGATTTCCCGTACGAAGAGGTTCTGGAGGGCTTCACGGGAATTCGACGCCAGGGCCCCTGGCTGTTCGAATCCGACACCGCACGCCGGGTGATTACGCACCAGCTGCAGGTGCGGGACCTTACCGGGTTTGGCTGCGAGGACCTGACCCTGGCCATCTGCGCCGCGGGCTGCCTGCTGCAATACGCAAAGGAAACCCAGCGCACCGCCCTGCCCCACATCCGGAAACTGACGCGGGAGCGGCGGGATGAGGCGGTTATCCTGGACGCTGCCAGCCGGCGCAATCTGGAAATAGACATCAATCTCATGGGCGGCCACCTGCACACCCTCGCCTGGGTGATGGACCGAACCGCCACGTCCATGGGCGGACGCGAACTTCGACGCTGGCTCAATCGCCCGTTGCGGGACGTAAATGTGGTATCACAGCGCCAGCAGGCCGTGTCAGCGCTACTGGACGGTTTCCATTACGAGCCGGTACACGGTCTGCTGAAGGCGGTCGGCGACATTGAACGGGTTCTCGCCCGGGTCGCCTTGCGCTCGGCCCGCCCACGGGATCTGGCCCGTCTGCGGGACGCCTTCCAGGCGCTGCCGAACCTCCAGGAGACCCTGAAACCGGTCAATTCCCACCATATCGTGAAGCTGGCCACCATCATTGGCGAATACCCGGAGCTTGCCGACCTGCTGGAACGCTCCATCATCGACAACCCGCCCGTGGTCATTCGTGAAGGCGGCGTGATCCGTGAAGGGTTCGATGAGGAGCTGGACGAACTTCGCAACATCAGCGAGAACGCCGGCCAGTATCTGCTGGATGTAGAGACCCGGGAGCGGGACCGCACCGGCATCAGCACCCTCAAGGTTGGGTATAACCGGGTGCACGGCTATTACATCGAAATCAGCCGCGCCCAGTCAGGTCAGGCCCCGGTCGATTACATCCGGCGCCAGACCCTGAAAAATGCCGAGCGCTTTATCACCCCCGAACTGAAAGAGTTCGAGGACAAGGCCCTGAGTGCCAAAAGCCGTGCGCTGGCCCGCGAAAAGGCCCTTTATGACGAGGTGCTGGAAAGGGTCGCAGAGCAGCTTGCACCACTACAGGATGCAGCCCAGGCCCTGGCTGAACTGGACGTACTGAGCAACTTTGCCGAGCGGGCAACCAGCCTGCGCTTTGCGGCGCCGGAATTCAGTGAGTCACCGGGCTTCGATATTGAAGAAGGCCGGCATCCGGTGGTGGAACAGCTGCTGGCCGAACCGTTTGTGCCTAACGATCTGCTGATGGACACCCAACGCCGTATGCTGGTGATCACCGGCCCGAACATGGGCGGTAAGTCCACCTACATGCGTCAGGCCGCGCTGATTGCCCTGCTCGCCTACACAGGCAGCTTCGTACCGGCCAATCGTGCCGTCCTGGGTCCGGTAGATCGTATCTTTACCCGGATGGGCTCCTCGGACGACATCGCCGGAGGGCGCTCCACCTTTATGGTGGAAATGACCGAAACCGCCAACATTCTCCACAATGCGACGGAGTTCAGTCTGGTATTGATGGACGAGGTGGGTCGAGGCACCAGTACCTTTGATGGCTTGTCGCTGGCCTGGGCCACCGCCGAACACCTGGCAAAAAACATTCGTTGCTACACTCTGTTTGCGACGCACTATTTTGAGCTGACACAGCTCGCCGACGACCTGCAGCATGCCGTTAACGTGCACCTGACCGCCACCGAACACGACGACAGCATTGTGTTCCTGCACAATGTCCACGATGGCCCGGCAAGCCAGAGCTACGGTTTGCAGGTGGCCAAGCTGGCGGGCGTGCCCCAGGACGTGATTCGCAATGCCAAGGGCCAGCTGGCGCACCTGGAAGGTAGTGCAACCCCGGCAGCGCCGGCCAGCCAGGGTCCGGCGCCAAGCGTTCAGGAATCTCGTCCACAGTCCTCGACAAAAGCCAGTGACCCCGTCATGCAGGGCGATATGTTTGCCAGCCTGGAGCCCAGTGTGGTTGAGCAGGCGCTGAAGACGCTTGAGCTGGATGACCTGACCCCGAGAGAAGCCCTGAACCGGCTTTACGAACTGAAGGAACTGCTGGCCAAATAA
- the pncC gene encoding nicotinamide-nucleotide amidase → MTGSDQELFDAGERLGELLERQGRMIATAESCTGGWVAKALTDKAGSSAYVFGGLVTYSNQAKQELLGVTGKSLEDHGAVSEPVVREMVAGALAATGADVAVAISGVAGPGGGSEEKPVGTVWFAWGDNPASTEAVVEHFSGDRDQVRRQAALFALQGVRGFLEAS, encoded by the coding sequence ATGACTGGCAGTGATCAGGAATTGTTCGACGCCGGAGAGCGCCTTGGGGAACTGCTGGAACGCCAGGGACGTATGATTGCCACGGCCGAAAGTTGCACCGGCGGTTGGGTGGCCAAGGCACTGACTGACAAGGCAGGCTCATCCGCCTACGTATTCGGTGGTCTGGTCACCTACAGCAACCAGGCCAAACAGGAACTGCTGGGGGTGACCGGGAAATCACTGGAGGACCACGGTGCGGTCAGCGAACCGGTCGTTCGGGAGATGGTAGCCGGTGCTCTGGCTGCCACCGGTGCCGATGTGGCTGTCGCCATCAGCGGTGTCGCAGGCCCGGGCGGAGGCAGTGAGGAAAAGCCGGTGGGCACGGTCTGGTTCGCCTGGGGCGATAATCCGGCTTCCACCGAGGCTGTCGTTGAGCATTTTTCCGGTGACCGGGATCAGGTTCGGCGTCAGGCGGCGCTCTTCGCACTGCAGGGGGTCCGGGGGTTCCTGGAGGCGTCCTGA
- the recA gene encoding recombinase RecA, with the protein MEDNRKKALSAALSQIERQFGKGAVMKMGDQPREAIPAVSTGSLGLDVALGIGGLPYGRICEIYGPESSGKTTLTLQVIAEAQKAGKTCAFVDAEHALDPIYAEKLGVNVDDLLVSQPDTGEQALEIADMLVRSNAVDVIIVDSVAALTPKAEIEGEMGDSHVGLQARLMSQALRKLTGNVKHANCLLIFINQIRMKIGVMFGSPETTTGGNALKFYSSVRLDIRRIGAVKDGDEVVGNETRVKVVKNKVSPPFKQAEFQIMYGKGIYHMAEVLDMGVKEGYVDKSGAWYAYNGDKIGQGKANACKFLEENMEIATEIEAKVRDKLMPKPEKKEKAEEAPAEANGELL; encoded by the coding sequence ATGGAAGACAACCGCAAGAAAGCACTAAGCGCAGCACTGAGCCAGATCGAACGCCAGTTCGGTAAAGGCGCCGTCATGAAAATGGGCGACCAGCCCCGCGAAGCCATTCCTGCGGTGTCCACCGGCTCTCTGGGGCTGGATGTTGCCCTGGGTATAGGCGGCCTGCCCTACGGTCGTATCTGTGAGATCTACGGCCCGGAAAGTTCTGGTAAAACCACATTGACCCTGCAGGTGATTGCCGAGGCTCAAAAGGCAGGTAAAACCTGTGCCTTCGTGGATGCTGAGCACGCTCTGGACCCGATTTACGCGGAAAAGCTGGGTGTTAACGTGGATGACCTGCTGGTGTCCCAGCCGGACACCGGTGAACAGGCGCTGGAAATCGCCGATATGCTGGTTCGCTCCAACGCGGTGGACGTCATCATCGTGGACTCCGTGGCGGCGCTGACTCCAAAAGCGGAAATTGAAGGTGAGATGGGCGACAGTCACGTAGGTCTTCAGGCACGGCTGATGTCCCAGGCACTGCGTAAACTCACAGGTAACGTCAAGCACGCCAACTGCCTGCTGATCTTCATCAACCAGATCCGGATGAAGATCGGCGTGATGTTCGGCAGCCCGGAAACCACCACCGGTGGTAACGCGCTGAAATTCTATTCTTCCGTACGCCTCGATATCCGCCGCATCGGTGCGGTAAAAGACGGTGACGAAGTCGTGGGCAACGAAACTCGCGTCAAAGTCGTCAAGAACAAGGTGTCTCCGCCGTTCAAGCAGGCTGAATTCCAGATCATGTACGGCAAGGGGATCTACCACATGGCCGAAGTTCTGGATATGGGTGTGAAAGAAGGCTATGTGGACAAATCCGGTGCCTGGTATGCCTACAACGGTGACAAGATTGGCCAGGGTAAGGCGAATGCCTGCAAGTTCCTGGAAGAGAACATGGAGATCGCCACCGAAATTGAAGCCAAGGTCCGCGACAAGCTGATGCCTAAGCCGGAGAAAAAGGAAAAGGCTGAGGAAGCACCGGCTGAAGCGAATGGTGAGCTGCTTTAA
- a CDS encoding flavodoxin family protein, translating into MDTKKKLLVVAHAPSPNTLKLRDAVAQGARHEDIENVEVTVLAPLDAGPEDVLACDAIILGTTENLGYMSGALKDFFDRSYYPCLEKTQGLPFAYYIRAGHDGTGTNRAIESITTGLRWRQLQDPLICRGEYRDEFEEQCRELGMYVAASLDAGLI; encoded by the coding sequence ATGGACACCAAAAAGAAATTGCTGGTTGTTGCCCATGCGCCTTCCCCGAATACTCTCAAACTGCGGGACGCGGTCGCGCAGGGTGCTCGCCACGAAGATATCGAGAACGTCGAGGTAACGGTCCTGGCACCCCTGGATGCAGGCCCTGAGGACGTTCTTGCCTGCGATGCCATTATCCTGGGCACCACTGAAAACCTCGGCTACATGAGCGGGGCTCTGAAGGACTTCTTTGATCGCAGTTACTACCCCTGCCTGGAAAAAACCCAGGGCTTGCCCTTTGCTTACTACATCCGGGCAGGGCATGACGGTACCGGTACCAACCGGGCGATTGAAAGTATCACCACAGGTCTTCGCTGGCGGCAACTCCAGGACCCCCTGATTTGCCGGGGCGAATACCGGGACGAGTTCGAGGAACAGTGTCGGGAACTGGGAATGTACGTTGCGGCTAGCCTGGACGCTGGCCTAATCTGA
- a CDS encoding PilZ domain-containing protein translates to MTSDSADRRIKDRFPASCLKVHLRERGLFGRGRQATAVTCLDLNRYGMAVLCPRPVEPGVRLFMDFQGKYISESRVCARVVECQPFQTGFRVSVQFSYCQDKKGYSRAADNALSRIEGFYNRFAS, encoded by the coding sequence ATGACGAGTGATTCCGCAGATCGCAGAATCAAGGATCGCTTCCCGGCCTCTTGCCTCAAAGTACATTTGCGGGAACGCGGCTTGTTTGGTCGCGGCAGACAGGCCACAGCCGTTACCTGCCTGGACCTTAATCGCTACGGTATGGCTGTACTTTGTCCACGCCCGGTGGAACCGGGGGTCCGGTTATTTATGGATTTTCAGGGTAAGTACATCAGCGAATCGCGGGTCTGTGCGCGGGTGGTGGAATGCCAGCCATTTCAGACTGGTTTCCGGGTTAGCGTACAGTTCAGTTATTGCCAGGATAAAAAAGGCTATTCACGTGCAGCCGACAATGCTCTGTCGCGAATCGAAGGCTTCTACAACCGGTTTGCCAGCTGA